A single region of the Triticum dicoccoides isolate Atlit2015 ecotype Zavitan chromosome 2B, WEW_v2.0, whole genome shotgun sequence genome encodes:
- the LOC119362948 gene encoding AP-4 complex subunit mu-like, whose amino-acid sequence MISQFFVLSQRGDHIVFRDYRGEVPKGSAEIFFRKVKFWNEDEAEEAPPVFNIDGVNYVHVKVAGLFFVVTTMVNISPSLLLELLQRIARVTKDYLGVLNEDSLRKNFILVYELLDEVIDFGYPQTTSTEALKSYIFNEPIMVDAGRLPPLGPAAMFMQGTKRMPGTAVTKSVVANEPGGKKREEIFVDIIEKISVTFSSSGYILTSEIDGTIQMKSYLSGNPEIRLALNEDLGIGKNSSSTHDYRSSSGGGSVVLDDCNFHESVQLDSFDIDRTLHLIPPDGEFPVMNYRMTQEFKPPFRVTALIEEAGPSRAEVLLKIRADFPANVTANTITVQMPVPSYTMRASFELEAGAVGQTTDFKEGTRRLEWNLKKIVGGSEHTLRAKLTFSQESHGNLTKEAGPVNMNFTIPMYNASKLQVRYLQIAKKSKTYNPYRWVRYVTQANSYVARL is encoded by the exons TTCTGGAACGAGGACGAGGCCGAGGAGGCGCCTCCAGTGTTC AATATCGATGGGGTTAATTATGTCCATGTCAAAGTCGCGGGATTATTTTTTGTGGTAACCACAATGGTCAATATCTCGCCGTCGCTTCTCTTGGAACTTCTGCAAAGGATCGCACGTGTTACCAAAGACTATCTCGGTGTTCTAAATGAAGATTCCCTGAGGAAGAATTTCATTTTAGTGTACGAGTTGCTTGATGAAGTTATC GACTTCGGATACCCACAAACAACTTCTACCGAGGCTCTGAAGTCGTACATATTTAATGAGCCAATCATGGTTGATGCTGGACGGTTGCCACCACTTGGTCCTGCTGCTATGTTCATG CAAGGCACAAAGCGGATGCCGGGTACAGCTGTGACAAAATCAGTTGTTGCTAATGAGCCAGGTGGGAAAAAGAGGGAGGAAATTTTTGTTGATATCATTGAGAAAATAAGTGTGACATTCAGCTCTAGT GGTTATATACTTACCTCTGAGATTGATGGAACCATCCAAATGAAAAGTTACCTTAGTGGAAATCCAGAAATCCGCCTAGCTCTGAATGAGGATTTAGGCATTGGAAAGAATAGCTCTTCTACACATG ATTACAGAAGTTCTTCTGGAGGAGGATCAGTTGTTCTTGATGATTGTAACTTCCATGAGTCAGTGCAGCTTGACAGTTTTGACATTGACAGAACTCTGCATTTA ATACCACCTGATGGAGAATTTCCAGTGATGAACTACCGGATGACTCAAGAATTTAAGCCGCCCTTCCGTGTCACCGCACTAATTGAAGAAGCTGGTCCATCTCGG GCTGAAGTTCTATTGAAAATACGGGCAGACTTTCCTGCGAATGTGACTGCCAACACAATCACAGTACAAATGCCAGTGCCCTCTTACACAATGAG GGCAAGTTTTGAACTGGAAGCTGGAGCAGTTGGACAGACAACGGATTTTAAAGAAGGAACTAGGAGACTGGAGTGGAATCTAAAGAAG ATTGTTGGCGGTTCTGAGCATACCCTTCGTGCAAAACTCACATTTTCCCAGGAGTCACATG GAAACCTCACAAAGGAAGCCGGGCCAGTAAACATGAATTTCACTATACCTATGTACAATGCTTCAAAGTTGCAG GTCAGATATCTTCAGATAGCGAAGAAATCCAAAACATACAATCCATACAGGTGGGTGAGATATGTGACGCAGGCCAACTCGTATGTAGCTCGTCTATGA